In Paenarthrobacter sp. GOM3, a single window of DNA contains:
- a CDS encoding glycoside hydrolase family 32 protein, which produces MTLPSTHLSRRHLLAASAAVVVGFSAAACTPDESPTPAPTAAANAPTASDPWRPAAHLTAARNWLNDPNGLVFHDGTYHAFYQYNPRGNSWGNMSWGHSTSTDLVHWEQQPVAMEASPEEEIFSGCIVMDTNNASGLGSAEIPPMVALYTSAYGKNGALPQGAQAQSVAFSLDKGTTWEKYQGNPVLNLSPTNNNFRDPKITWYEPGGYWVMTTVVADAQVVKLFKSTDLLHWDFLSDFSGAGAQGGLWEVPELIEFAVEDSTAKKWVMLLSINPGGIAGGSGMQYFVGDFDGTHFTAENAAAPDAPLSDSQWLDYGADYYAANSISAAPGGKPVLLGWMGNWDYAQHAPTTPWRGSMAIPRELTLVRGEHRFELRSAIATVAREALERAGSAVQVKNLTVGSGLQHLGDDFTARAQLLEVEMELTSAREAGVNLRASADGKSALRITYAKETRTVKVDRSNAGTTNFSEKFSPYHQATLPPSSNDAKVRLQILLDSSSVEVFAGDGAIVISDTFFPDWDATGTSVFSTDGDTKVTVQSRPF; this is translated from the coding sequence ATGACTCTTCCCAGCACCCACCTGTCCCGCCGCCACCTGCTGGCCGCAAGCGCCGCCGTCGTGGTTGGTTTTTCAGCCGCTGCCTGCACCCCGGATGAAAGCCCGACGCCGGCACCCACCGCCGCGGCCAACGCACCCACCGCTTCGGATCCCTGGCGGCCAGCCGCCCACCTGACGGCCGCGAGGAACTGGCTCAACGACCCCAACGGGCTGGTCTTCCACGACGGGACGTACCACGCCTTCTACCAGTACAACCCGCGCGGAAACTCATGGGGAAACATGTCATGGGGCCACTCCACCAGCACCGACCTGGTGCACTGGGAACAACAGCCGGTAGCCATGGAAGCCAGCCCGGAGGAAGAGATCTTCTCTGGCTGCATCGTGATGGACACCAACAACGCATCCGGCCTCGGATCAGCCGAAATCCCGCCCATGGTTGCCCTCTACACCAGCGCCTACGGCAAGAACGGCGCACTCCCCCAGGGCGCCCAGGCCCAGTCGGTGGCATTCAGCCTGGACAAGGGCACCACGTGGGAGAAGTACCAGGGCAACCCCGTGCTCAACCTCTCGCCCACCAACAACAACTTCCGCGACCCCAAGATCACCTGGTACGAGCCGGGAGGTTACTGGGTGATGACCACGGTTGTGGCGGACGCGCAGGTGGTGAAGCTGTTCAAATCCACCGATCTTCTGCACTGGGATTTCCTCAGTGATTTCTCAGGAGCCGGCGCCCAGGGCGGCCTTTGGGAGGTTCCCGAGCTCATCGAATTTGCCGTGGAAGACTCCACGGCAAAGAAATGGGTCATGCTGTTGAGCATCAACCCCGGTGGCATCGCGGGCGGTTCGGGCATGCAGTACTTCGTGGGCGACTTCGACGGAACCCACTTCACTGCGGAAAATGCCGCTGCACCCGATGCCCCGCTCAGCGATTCCCAGTGGCTGGATTACGGCGCCGACTACTACGCGGCGAACTCCATTTCTGCTGCTCCCGGCGGCAAGCCCGTGCTGCTCGGCTGGATGGGCAATTGGGACTACGCCCAGCACGCTCCCACCACTCCCTGGCGCGGATCCATGGCGATCCCGCGCGAACTGACACTGGTGCGCGGCGAGCACCGTTTTGAGCTGCGATCGGCCATTGCCACTGTTGCACGGGAGGCCCTTGAGCGCGCTGGCAGTGCGGTGCAAGTCAAAAACCTCACCGTCGGCTCCGGGCTACAGCACCTGGGCGACGATTTCACCGCGCGGGCACAACTGCTCGAGGTGGAGATGGAGCTGACATCGGCCCGCGAGGCAGGCGTGAACCTCCGTGCATCAGCCGACGGAAAATCAGCCCTGCGGATCACCTACGCCAAGGAGACCCGCACGGTGAAGGTAGACCGTTCGAACGCCGGAACCACCAACTTTTCCGAGAAATTCAGCCCGTACCACCAGGCCACGCTGCCTCCCTCCAGTAACGACGCCAAGGTCCGCCTCCAGATACTCCTGGATTCCTCGTCCGTGGAAGTCTTCGCGGGGGACGGCGCCATCGTCATCTCAGACACCTTCTTCCCTGACTGGGATGCCACGGGAACCTCGGTGTTCAGCACGGACGGGGACACGAAGGTTACGGTGCAATCGCGTCCGTTCTAG
- a CDS encoding glycoside hydrolase family 68 protein — translation MNTHSTPQRPRRRLRRAVAVAAAASMAGSILLLTPAAQANLPADPPSSTMPAPTPGFPLPSLHTQQAYDPAANFTSKWTRADAKQIMAQSNPNVAPGQNSMSPNVTMPEIPKDFPAMNDDVWVWDTWSLTDENANQISYKGWDVIFSLVADRHAGYGFDQRHWNARIGYFFRKTNADPAKDKWNYGGHLFLDNTSIGNTEWSGSTRLMQGNKINVFYTATTFYDVAERNAGGGGIAPDAAIAKALGTIHADKNGVTFDGFQHTKLLEPDGKLYQNKAQNPGFAFRDPYTFADPAHPGKTFMVFEGNTGGTRGSYKCKQEDLGYQPGDPHAETVDQVNSTTGAWYQTANVGLAVADNKDLTKWSFLPPVLSANCVNDQTERPQIYIQNENGKNKYYLFTISHQFTYADGMRGPDGVYGFVGDGVRSDYQPVNNSGLALGSPTDLNMPANAPEGPDPRQNGRQFQAYSHYVQPGGLVQSFIDNVDGVRGGSLSPTVKMNFKGGVTQVDRSFGQNGLGPFGYLPTNVRVGGQGLYK, via the coding sequence ATGAACACGCACTCAACCCCTCAACGGCCACGCCGCCGTCTGCGACGGGCAGTAGCCGTCGCAGCGGCAGCCAGCATGGCAGGCAGCATACTGCTGCTCACGCCGGCTGCGCAGGCCAACCTGCCGGCCGACCCGCCGTCCAGCACCATGCCGGCGCCAACGCCCGGCTTCCCGCTGCCGAGCTTGCACACCCAGCAGGCCTATGACCCCGCCGCGAACTTCACCTCCAAGTGGACGCGCGCGGATGCCAAACAGATCATGGCCCAGAGCAACCCCAACGTTGCGCCCGGCCAGAACTCCATGAGCCCCAACGTCACCATGCCGGAAATCCCCAAGGACTTCCCCGCGATGAACGACGACGTCTGGGTCTGGGATACCTGGTCCCTGACAGACGAGAACGCCAACCAGATCAGCTACAAGGGCTGGGACGTGATCTTCTCCCTCGTGGCCGACCGCCACGCAGGCTACGGCTTCGACCAGCGTCACTGGAACGCCCGGATCGGCTACTTCTTCCGCAAGACCAACGCCGACCCCGCCAAGGACAAGTGGAACTACGGCGGCCATCTGTTCCTGGACAACACCTCCATCGGCAACACGGAATGGTCCGGCTCCACGCGCCTCATGCAAGGCAACAAGATCAATGTGTTCTATACCGCCACCACGTTCTACGACGTCGCCGAGCGCAACGCAGGAGGCGGCGGTATCGCCCCGGATGCGGCCATCGCAAAAGCCCTGGGCACCATCCACGCGGATAAGAACGGCGTGACCTTCGATGGTTTCCAGCACACCAAGCTGCTGGAACCGGACGGAAAGCTGTACCAGAACAAGGCCCAGAACCCGGGCTTCGCCTTCCGTGATCCCTACACGTTCGCGGACCCCGCACACCCCGGCAAGACCTTCATGGTGTTCGAAGGCAACACCGGCGGCACCCGCGGCTCCTACAAGTGCAAGCAGGAAGACCTCGGCTACCAGCCCGGCGATCCCCACGCTGAGACGGTGGACCAGGTCAACAGCACCACGGGCGCCTGGTACCAGACCGCCAACGTGGGCCTGGCCGTGGCGGACAACAAGGACCTCACAAAGTGGAGCTTCCTCCCGCCGGTCCTGTCCGCCAACTGCGTCAACGACCAGACCGAGCGCCCGCAGATCTACATCCAGAACGAGAACGGCAAGAACAAGTACTACCTGTTCACCATCAGCCACCAGTTCACCTACGCCGACGGCATGCGCGGCCCCGACGGCGTCTACGGCTTCGTAGGCGACGGCGTTCGTTCGGACTACCAGCCGGTCAACAACAGCGGCTTGGCTTTGGGTTCCCCCACGGACCTGAACATGCCGGCCAACGCCCCGGAAGGTCCGGATCCGCGCCAGAACGGGCGGCAGTTCCAGGCCTACTCCCACTACGTCCAACCGGGCGGCCTTGTCCAGTCGTTCATCGACAACGTCGATGGCGTCCGCGGCGGTTCGCTCTCACCCACCGTGAAGATGAACTTCAAGGGCGGCGTGACCCAGGTTGACCGCAGCTTCGGCCAGAACGGCCTCGGCCCATTCGGTTACCTGCCCACCAACGTCCGTGTTGGTGGGCAGGGCCTCTACAAGTAA
- a CDS encoding purine-nucleoside phosphorylase, producing the protein MNTDPFEAAQAAADFIAAETGIESHDVALVLGSGWAEAADLIGETTATLNASEVPGFHRPAVVGHVGTIRSVLTKEGKRALVLGARTHYYEGKGVRSVVHGVRTAAAAGCKTLVLTNGCGGLNEDWTPGTPVLISDHINLTATSPLEGATFVDLTDLYSSRIRDLAREVDPSLQEGVYAQFTGPHYETPAEVQYAKRIGADLVGMSTALEAIAGRHAGMEVFGISLVTNLAAGISPVPLSHAEVLEAGQAAGKRISKLLAEIIAKL; encoded by the coding sequence ATGAACACAGACCCCTTCGAAGCCGCCCAGGCCGCTGCAGACTTCATTGCCGCGGAAACCGGCATTGAGTCCCACGATGTAGCACTGGTGCTGGGATCCGGCTGGGCCGAGGCCGCCGATCTGATCGGCGAAACCACCGCCACCCTTAACGCCTCGGAGGTTCCCGGCTTCCACAGACCCGCCGTGGTGGGCCACGTCGGAACCATCCGCTCCGTCCTGACCAAAGAGGGCAAGCGGGCTTTGGTGCTCGGCGCAAGGACGCACTACTACGAAGGCAAGGGCGTCCGATCCGTCGTCCACGGCGTCCGCACTGCAGCGGCTGCCGGGTGCAAGACACTGGTCCTCACCAACGGCTGCGGCGGTCTCAACGAGGACTGGACGCCGGGAACGCCCGTGCTCATCAGCGACCACATCAACCTGACTGCCACCTCACCGCTTGAGGGCGCTACGTTCGTTGACCTCACCGATCTTTACTCCTCGCGAATCCGGGATCTCGCCCGCGAAGTGGATCCGTCCCTGCAGGAGGGTGTGTACGCGCAGTTCACGGGCCCGCACTACGAAACCCCGGCGGAAGTCCAGTACGCCAAGCGCATCGGAGCGGACCTCGTTGGCATGTCCACCGCGTTGGAAGCGATCGCCGGCCGCCATGCAGGCATGGAAGTCTTCGGCATTTCGCTGGTCACCAACCTCGCAGCGGGCATTAGCCCGGTTCCCTTGAGCCACGCGGAAGTCCTGGAAGCCGGCCAGGCTGCGGGCAAGCGTATCTCCAAGCTGCTGGCTGAGATTATCGCGAAGCTCTAA
- a CDS encoding NAD(P)H-quinone dehydrogenase: MTTQVDFSAPRIAILGGGPGGYEAAMVAASLGAHVTIVERAGLGGSAVLTDVVPSKTLIATADLMTRVGEADELGVKFDGDGTASKPRADLKHINDRVLNLAHGQSDDIRAGLERLGVEIVIGSGKLLDNNTIEVLTLEGTRTIDADAILLAVGAHPRELPTAKPDGERILNWAQIYNLDELPEELIVVGSGVTGAEFASAYNGLGSKVTLISSRDQVLPGEDTDAAKLLEGVFERRGVRVLSKSRANAVERTDDGVKVTLGDGSIVTGTHCLVCVGSIPNTAGIGLEEAGVTLTESGHIKVDGVSRTTAPNIYAAGDCTGVFALASVAAMQGRIAIAHFMGDGVKPLKLNQVASNIFTSPEIASVGVSEADLASGKYQGDVVMLSLLSNARAKMRNTKDGFVKIIARKGSGTVIGGVVVGPNASELIFPISVAVTQKLHVDDVASAFTVYPSLTGSISEAARRLHVHM, translated from the coding sequence GTGACCACCCAAGTTGACTTCAGTGCCCCCCGTATCGCGATCCTGGGAGGTGGTCCCGGCGGATATGAAGCTGCCATGGTGGCCGCCTCACTCGGTGCGCACGTCACCATCGTTGAGCGTGCGGGCCTTGGCGGCTCAGCCGTGCTGACCGACGTCGTGCCTTCCAAAACGCTCATCGCGACCGCCGACCTCATGACCCGCGTCGGTGAGGCCGATGAGCTGGGAGTGAAGTTCGACGGCGACGGCACGGCATCAAAGCCCCGCGCCGACCTCAAGCACATCAACGACCGCGTCCTGAACCTGGCCCACGGCCAGTCCGACGACATCCGTGCGGGCCTGGAGCGCCTGGGCGTGGAGATCGTCATCGGTTCGGGCAAGCTGCTGGACAACAACACCATCGAGGTCCTGACCCTCGAAGGAACCCGCACCATTGACGCCGACGCGATCCTTCTGGCCGTTGGTGCCCACCCGCGTGAACTCCCCACCGCCAAGCCCGACGGCGAACGCATCCTCAACTGGGCTCAGATCTACAACCTGGATGAACTTCCCGAGGAACTGATCGTGGTTGGTTCCGGTGTGACCGGCGCCGAGTTCGCCTCCGCCTACAACGGCCTTGGTTCCAAGGTCACCCTGATTTCCAGCCGAGACCAGGTCCTCCCCGGCGAGGACACGGATGCGGCCAAGCTGCTGGAAGGCGTCTTCGAGCGCCGCGGCGTACGTGTTTTGTCGAAGTCCCGCGCAAACGCGGTGGAGCGGACCGACGACGGCGTGAAGGTCACCTTGGGTGACGGATCGATCGTGACAGGTACCCACTGCCTGGTGTGTGTTGGGTCCATTCCCAACACCGCCGGAATCGGCCTTGAAGAAGCAGGCGTGACGCTCACGGAGTCCGGCCACATCAAAGTGGACGGCGTTTCCCGCACCACCGCCCCCAACATCTACGCGGCCGGCGACTGCACCGGCGTGTTCGCCCTCGCATCAGTGGCAGCCATGCAGGGCCGGATCGCGATCGCACACTTCATGGGTGACGGCGTGAAGCCCCTCAAGCTCAACCAGGTTGCGTCCAACATCTTCACCTCCCCGGAAATCGCGTCCGTGGGCGTTTCCGAGGCGGACCTCGCGTCCGGCAAATACCAGGGCGATGTTGTGATGCTGTCCCTGCTCAGCAACGCCCGCGCCAAGATGCGCAACACCAAGGATGGCTTTGTCAAGATCATCGCCCGCAAGGGATCCGGCACCGTGATCGGTGGCGTGGTGGTTGGCCCGAATGCCTCCGAGCTCATCTTCCCGATCTCGGTTGCCGTCACCCAGAAACTGCACGTCGATGACGTGGCCAGCGCCTTCACGGTGTACCCGTCCCTCACAGGATCCATCTCGGAAGCTGCGCGGCGCCTGCACGTTCACATGTAG
- a CDS encoding FAD-dependent oxidoreductase, producing the protein MSERIVVVGFGPVAARLVDEILPAVRSGLVQLMVVGQEPEAAYNRVMVAELGVGRTTAEALAMADAAELIAEGVDVRLGVKVKRIDRARQHVVLSDGSSEHYDRLVFATGSRPVIPNLTGLNPDPAGPVLPAGVTALRDLRDAAVLRAAVAGGKRVVVLGGGVLGLETALAASEEGALATVVHNGPFPLGRSIDRGSGSVLTNTLRLGGVRMAGNARSTGVETAGPGGSFSALLLDDGSAIDGDLLVLSCGVRPRIELAEGCGLPTGAGILVDHHLRTYHEPHMFAIGDCAEVRCPDAACLDCRSASGPSGLVGPGWRQAEWLAEYLVVLARDGQAAADALEALLPEKPGVVVLKARGINLAVAGDNQADPWDEELLEAGAASGRPRRQVSQWADPEHGRYVKMTTRGGVLEGLVSVGMPRTAAELVVLFERSSELPADRSLLLRLDGPDQLDSGVTSTDPQRTVCRCAGVSAASIEDSVQEGCSSVAEVSKETRAGTGCGGCHDDIKGIIEKHFQAAAA; encoded by the coding sequence ATGAGCGAGCGGATTGTCGTAGTAGGTTTCGGTCCCGTTGCCGCGCGGCTCGTGGACGAAATCCTCCCCGCTGTACGTTCGGGACTGGTCCAGCTAATGGTGGTTGGACAGGAGCCGGAAGCTGCCTACAACCGCGTGATGGTTGCTGAACTGGGCGTGGGTCGGACCACTGCCGAGGCCCTCGCCATGGCTGACGCAGCCGAATTGATTGCCGAGGGCGTCGACGTCAGGTTGGGCGTGAAGGTCAAAAGGATCGACCGGGCACGCCAGCACGTAGTGCTTTCCGATGGCAGCTCCGAGCATTACGACCGGTTGGTGTTCGCCACTGGTTCCCGTCCCGTGATTCCCAACCTCACCGGTCTCAACCCCGACCCTGCCGGACCTGTGCTTCCGGCAGGAGTGACGGCGTTGCGCGATCTCAGGGATGCCGCCGTCCTTCGTGCCGCCGTGGCAGGTGGCAAGCGCGTGGTGGTGCTGGGCGGTGGCGTCCTGGGCTTGGAGACGGCGCTGGCTGCCTCCGAAGAAGGCGCCCTGGCCACCGTGGTCCACAACGGACCCTTCCCCCTGGGCCGCAGCATCGACCGCGGCAGCGGCTCCGTGCTCACCAACACCTTGCGTTTGGGCGGAGTGAGGATGGCGGGCAACGCCCGCTCCACCGGTGTTGAAACTGCTGGTCCCGGAGGATCCTTCTCCGCCCTGCTGCTTGATGACGGTTCCGCGATCGACGGCGACCTGCTGGTGTTGTCCTGTGGCGTGCGGCCCCGGATTGAACTGGCGGAAGGCTGTGGTCTTCCTACCGGCGCCGGGATCCTTGTGGACCACCACCTCCGGACCTATCACGAGCCCCACATGTTCGCGATCGGCGACTGCGCGGAAGTACGCTGCCCGGACGCTGCATGCCTCGATTGCCGGAGCGCCTCTGGTCCGTCCGGCCTGGTTGGTCCGGGCTGGCGGCAGGCCGAATGGTTGGCCGAGTACCTCGTGGTCCTGGCCCGCGACGGACAGGCTGCCGCGGATGCCTTGGAAGCGCTCCTCCCGGAAAAGCCCGGTGTGGTGGTCCTGAAGGCGCGCGGCATCAACCTTGCCGTGGCGGGCGACAACCAGGCGGATCCCTGGGATGAAGAGTTATTGGAAGCCGGTGCTGCTTCCGGGCGCCCGCGGCGGCAGGTCTCACAGTGGGCCGATCCTGAGCACGGCCGCTACGTGAAGATGACCACCCGAGGCGGGGTGCTGGAGGGCTTGGTGTCTGTGGGCATGCCCCGGACCGCTGCCGAACTGGTGGTCTTGTTTGAGCGCTCTTCCGAGCTCCCCGCGGACCGGTCCTTGCTGCTGCGCCTGGATGGCCCGGACCAGCTGGACAGCGGCGTCACCAGCACCGACCCCCAACGGACCGTTTGCCGTTGCGCCGGGGTGAGCGCCGCCAGCATCGAAGACTCGGTGCAGGAAGGTTGCTCTTCCGTTGCCGAGGTATCCAAGGAAACCCGCGCGGGCACAGGTTGCGGCGGGTGCCACGATGACATCAAGGGCATCATCGAGAAACACTTCCAGGCCGCCGCTGCTTGA
- a CDS encoding molybdopterin oxidoreductase family protein has product MPNGADTHCPYCALQCAMTLTPAATDSAAPGPAPAPTAEPAQPAAPLEVSGRDFPTNRGGLCRKGWTSASLLHHNGRVTEPLLKGSDGVHQPISWDQALMLIAAAVKDTQKQHGNDAVGVFGGGGLTNEKAYQLGKFARLALRTSRIDYNGRFCMSSAAAAGNRAFGVDRGLPFPVTDLDTASVILMLGSNVAETMPPFVPHLQGARDAGGLIVVDPRRSATAALTSDGGGLHLQPTPGTDLALLLGISHAVVHEGLVDADYIADRTSGYAAVVRSLSSFWPERVQTITGVPANLIRETARRLAHGARTGGSYILSGRGVEQHIDGTDTATAAINLSLLLGLPGSTRSGYGTLTGQGNGQGGREHGQKADQLPGYRKITDPAARAHIARVWGIDESLIPGPGLPAVALLTSLGKPDGVRCLFVHGANVVVSAPDTNAVIQGLRSLDFLVVCDFFMSETAQEADLVLPVTQWAEEEGTLTNLEGRVIRRRQALTPPPGVRSELWLMARLAEILEAPSTFSDHPETVFEELRLASAGGLADYSGIDYAMLDRGEAAYWPYPVGSTGTPRLFGDGFAHTDGRAVMVPVTPTKRSVRSFADDSLALATGRLLEHYQSGAQTRRVEALMSAQPQARLLIHPGTAASRGIVDGEYATVTNERGEVLCRAELSNSVRPDTVFLPFHFPGQENANRLTEAATDPISGMPEFKTSRVWVKKAAATPVAATAVGVRMLANVKEAL; this is encoded by the coding sequence ATGCCCAACGGCGCCGATACCCACTGCCCCTACTGCGCGCTCCAGTGCGCCATGACGCTGACCCCGGCCGCGACGGACTCCGCCGCGCCGGGGCCGGCGCCCGCACCCACCGCAGAACCGGCCCAGCCCGCCGCGCCCCTTGAGGTTTCCGGGCGCGACTTTCCCACCAACCGGGGCGGGCTGTGCCGCAAAGGCTGGACATCGGCGTCGTTGTTGCATCACAACGGCCGGGTCACCGAACCGCTGCTCAAGGGATCGGACGGCGTCCACCAACCGATCTCATGGGACCAAGCGCTCATGCTCATCGCAGCCGCCGTCAAGGACACCCAGAAGCAACACGGAAACGATGCGGTGGGCGTCTTCGGGGGCGGTGGCCTCACCAACGAGAAGGCGTATCAGCTGGGCAAGTTCGCGCGGCTGGCGCTGAGAACTTCCCGCATCGACTACAACGGCCGGTTCTGCATGTCCTCGGCTGCGGCGGCAGGCAACCGTGCGTTCGGCGTGGACCGCGGCCTCCCCTTCCCGGTAACGGACCTGGACACCGCGTCCGTCATCCTCATGCTCGGTTCTAACGTTGCCGAGACCATGCCACCTTTCGTCCCGCACCTGCAGGGCGCCCGCGACGCCGGCGGCCTGATCGTGGTGGATCCGCGCCGCTCGGCTACTGCTGCGTTAACGTCGGACGGCGGCGGCCTCCACCTGCAGCCGACCCCCGGTACCGATTTGGCCCTCCTTCTGGGCATCTCCCATGCGGTGGTGCACGAAGGATTGGTCGACGCCGACTACATCGCTGACCGCACCTCCGGATATGCGGCGGTAGTGCGCAGCCTGTCCTCGTTTTGGCCGGAGCGCGTCCAGACCATCACCGGCGTTCCCGCGAACCTCATCCGCGAAACCGCCCGGCGGCTGGCTCACGGTGCCCGTACCGGCGGCAGCTATATCCTGAGTGGTCGCGGCGTGGAGCAGCACATCGACGGCACGGACACGGCCACCGCCGCGATCAACCTCAGCCTCCTGCTCGGCCTGCCCGGTTCGACGCGCAGCGGCTACGGCACACTCACCGGCCAGGGCAACGGACAGGGCGGCCGCGAACACGGGCAAAAAGCCGATCAGCTCCCGGGCTACCGCAAGATCACCGATCCCGCCGCCCGCGCCCACATAGCCCGGGTGTGGGGAATCGACGAGTCGCTGATCCCCGGACCGGGGCTGCCCGCCGTCGCACTCCTCACGTCGCTCGGAAAGCCCGACGGCGTCCGTTGCCTTTTCGTGCACGGAGCCAACGTTGTGGTGTCGGCGCCCGATACGAACGCGGTGATTCAGGGGCTTCGCAGCCTGGATTTCCTGGTGGTCTGTGACTTCTTCATGTCCGAGACCGCCCAGGAAGCTGATTTGGTACTGCCGGTGACGCAGTGGGCCGAGGAGGAAGGCACGCTGACCAACCTGGAGGGCCGCGTGATCCGGCGGCGCCAAGCGCTCACCCCTCCCCCGGGCGTCCGTAGCGAACTGTGGCTGATGGCCCGGCTGGCTGAGATCCTGGAAGCCCCTTCCACGTTCAGCGACCACCCCGAGACGGTGTTCGAGGAACTCCGACTGGCTTCTGCTGGCGGCTTGGCCGATTATTCGGGCATCGACTACGCCATGCTGGACCGCGGAGAGGCGGCCTACTGGCCCTACCCCGTTGGCAGCACCGGTACACCGCGGCTTTTCGGCGACGGCTTCGCCCACACGGACGGACGCGCCGTGATGGTTCCGGTGACTCCCACCAAGCGATCAGTGCGTTCGTTTGCGGATGATTCCCTGGCCCTGGCTACCGGGCGGCTGCTGGAGCATTACCAGTCCGGCGCCCAGACGCGGCGGGTTGAGGCTTTGATGTCAGCGCAACCGCAGGCACGGCTCCTGATCCACCCCGGAACCGCGGCTTCGCGTGGGATTGTGGACGGCGAGTACGCCACCGTCACGAACGAGCGTGGTGAGGTCCTTTGCCGCGCCGAGCTCAGCAACTCTGTTCGGCCTGACACTGTTTTCCTGCCGTTCCACTTCCCCGGCCAGGAGAACGCCAACCGCCTCACGGAGGCGGCCACGGACCCCATTTCCGGCATGCCGGAGTTCAAGACCAGCCGGGTTTGGGTTAAGAAGGCAGCGGCAACCCCGGTGGCAGCAACCGCCGTCGGGGTTCGAATGCTGGCGAACGTCAAGGAGGCTTTATGA
- a CDS encoding MFS transporter — translation MTVDSTADALVPVQSTAAATPTLEHRPGRWIANWDAEDKGQWEAEGRSIAKRNLYWSIFAEFLGFVVWQLWSIVVVQLPAAGFAFDSNQIFWLISIPSLVGATLRIPYTFMVPKFGGRNWTIVSALLLLIPTTGLAICVSNPETPFGVMLLIAALAGFGGGNFASSMANITFFYPAREKGWALGLNAAGGNLGAAVAQLVVPIAITLLAAGTVNLPMAGIIWIPLILIAAFGAWKYMNNLTSAKGDVAGSLAALKEPHLWVMAFLYIGTFGSFIGFAGVFPKLIKDYFPDFSSIHVGAVALSLAFLGPLVGSLARPYGGRMADRMGGARMTIASFASMAVITLTMIWTLPLKNFWLFLTLFLLLFLASGFGNGATYRMIPVIFATSSRAARNGASSAATARLAASSLGLISAIGAYGGFVIPQVLNASNTTAGSYTPAFYGFVGAYVLMLTVCWVCYIRPARKRNTIGHI, via the coding sequence GTGACTGTTGATAGCACCGCAGATGCACTGGTTCCCGTCCAGTCCACTGCTGCCGCCACCCCCACCCTTGAACACCGCCCCGGCCGCTGGATCGCCAACTGGGATGCCGAGGACAAGGGCCAGTGGGAAGCCGAAGGCCGGTCCATCGCCAAGCGAAACCTCTACTGGTCCATCTTCGCCGAATTCCTCGGATTCGTTGTCTGGCAGCTGTGGTCCATCGTGGTCGTCCAGCTCCCAGCTGCCGGTTTCGCGTTCGACTCCAACCAGATCTTCTGGCTGATCTCCATTCCCAGCCTCGTAGGCGCAACACTCCGTATCCCCTACACCTTCATGGTTCCGAAGTTTGGTGGCCGGAACTGGACCATCGTCTCGGCACTCCTGCTCCTGATCCCCACCACAGGATTGGCGATCTGCGTCTCCAACCCGGAAACGCCGTTCGGTGTCATGCTGCTCATCGCCGCCCTCGCAGGCTTCGGTGGCGGCAACTTCGCCAGCTCCATGGCCAACATCACCTTCTTCTACCCGGCCCGCGAAAAGGGTTGGGCGCTGGGACTGAACGCCGCCGGCGGGAACCTGGGTGCCGCCGTCGCGCAGCTTGTTGTGCCGATCGCCATCACGCTCCTGGCAGCGGGAACCGTCAACCTTCCCATGGCCGGCATCATCTGGATTCCCCTGATCCTCATTGCCGCCTTCGGCGCCTGGAAGTACATGAACAACCTCACCAGCGCCAAAGGCGATGTGGCCGGCTCGCTGGCCGCCCTCAAGGAACCGCACCTGTGGGTCATGGCGTTCCTGTATATCGGTACCTTCGGTTCCTTCATCGGTTTTGCGGGCGTCTTCCCCAAACTGATCAAGGACTACTTCCCGGACTTCTCCTCCATCCACGTCGGCGCAGTTGCGCTTTCACTTGCCTTCCTCGGCCCGCTTGTCGGCTCCCTGGCCCGCCCCTACGGCGGACGCATGGCCGACCGGATGGGCGGGGCGCGTATGACCATCGCCTCCTTCGCTTCCATGGCCGTCATCACCCTCACCATGATCTGGACGTTGCCGCTGAAGAACTTCTGGCTCTTCCTCACACTGTTCCTGCTCCTCTTCCTGGCGAGCGGCTTTGGTAACGGCGCAACGTACCGCATGATCCCGGTCATCTTCGCCACCTCCAGCAGGGCTGCACGGAACGGGGCCAGCAGCGCGGCCACTGCCCGGCTTGCAGCATCCTCACTGGGCCTGATCTCGGCAATCGGCGCCTATGGCGGCTTCGTGATCCCGCAGGTGCTCAACGCCTCCAACACCACGGCAGGTTCCTACACCCCGGCGTTCTACGGATTCGTGGGAGCGTACGTCCTGATGCTCACCGTCTGCTGGGTCTGCTACATCCGCCCGGCCCGGAAGCGCAACACGATCGGACACATCTAG